CTTGCAGCACCTCGATACCATCCCGCAGTCTGGTGTCCGCAGGCGGCGTATCTGGGATGACCCCACGATTCCCAGAGATGATGTCCGGCTCATCAACAGCCACTACGATGATCTCTACCGGGTGCCGAATCATGGCGTGATTCAGGTTGACCGTTCCGATGGCAGCAGTTACACGGCACGGGTCGAGCATATGGATGACTATCATTTTGATCTGGGCGAGTATGGGAACGTCTATCACATCTGTCAGTTCGGCGAGATGATGGAGCGCAGCGGTTCGACCGCCTATCCCGAAATCCAGACACAGGACGAGCAGGGCGCATGGGAACTGGGTGGCAAGGGCTACCTTGCCATCCAGAGTTGCGAGGATGGCTGGGATTATACCCTGTATCACAGTGACTTTTCCGTGATGGACGGAGGACAGACCGATGCTCCCGAACTGACGATTCAGGAAGTGCGCGAGGAAATCCTTGAAGCGCACCACATGGAAAAGGGGCGGCGTGTGCTGAAAGACTATGACCTCATCATGGACAAGGTTGCCGAAGCCGAAGAACTGGGGCTGTCTGACCGTCCTTCCACACTGGAAAAGCTGGCAGAACTGGCTGGTGCAAAAGAAAAATGCGATGCCCCGGAATGCAACCCTTTTGGATGTAAGAAAGCGAGGAATGTCCATGAACTTTGACCACGAAGAACTGATGCTGATGATGCTTTACAACACCGGCACCCGGCTGGGGCTTATCCATGAACTGCGGCTCATGCAGTGCTACCTGATGCCGGATGAAACTGCCCTGCGGGAACTGTCCGAGGGCGTTATCGAAAAGCTGAAACTGCTGACCGATGCGGAGTTTTCCAATCTGGAATTTTCCCGGACTGACTTTTGCCGCCTGCAGGCGGCGTACATAAGGACTACCAATTTCTTGAAAACATGATATACTTATTGCTGTACCTTGTTTCCATCAAGGCCCGTGGGAGATGATTGTAGAAATGAATAAAATAACATTAAAAGAAATCCGTTTCAAAAAATTAAAAGGGTTGTCAAACGTAACCATCAAATTCTCAAAGCCTCTAACAGCTATTATGGGCGTCAATGGGTCCGGAAAAACAACTGTAATACATGCATTAGCATGCTTGTACAATCCAGACGGGAACGGTGAGAATCATATATTTCCTGAATTTTTTACTCCAAATACAGATGCTTCATGGTCTGGCAGTGAATTGGAAGCCGTTAACGAAATTATTGGAACCGATGGTGTTCCTACATTGCTTCCACCTAAAAAGTATTACAAGGCGTTCGACCGCTGGGCACCACGTTATCAGACTCGTTCAAAGAGAAACGTATATTATATTGGAATAGAAACCTGCCTCCCGGATATTGAAAAGAAAAACCAAACAACAAAAATTTCATATGTTTCTCAATGCCAAACCAGCAATGTGGCACGAAAAACAATTCAAGGTGCAGCGGGCATTCTAAACAAAAATTATACTGCATTGATGGACAATTGCTATAAAGGAACTCATTTTCCGGGCGTTGAGTTAAGCGATGGTCTCAAATACTCATCACTTAGCATGGGGTCAGGTGAGCAGCGCACAATTAAAATTCTTGAAAAAGTCACTCGTGCAGAAAAATATTCACTAATTTTAGTCGATGAACTTGATTTGCTACTTCATGTATCTGCTTTTCGGAAATTAGTTAAAGAACTCAATAGAATAGCTGTTGAGAAGAAATTACAAATTGTATTCACAACTCACTCATTAGAAATTCTTTCTATGTCTGAATATATCGGAATACAATATATTGAAAATGTAACGTCCCCCACAGGATCAGCAAACTCATTCGTTTATGATAGACTCAGTGAAGAACTGATTTATAACATGTCCGGCGAATGTAATAAACCCGTCAAAATATATGTGGAAGATTCCCTTGCGAAAGATATTGTTCACGAAATTGTTAGAGACTTGCAAATGACATTTCTTGTTGAGATTTGCAAATTTGGCGCAATCGAAAACGCTTTCACCCTTGCCGCAAGCTTTATCATAGAGCAAAGAGATACTAGAAACATCCTTATTGTCACTGATGGTGATAAATACTGTACTGATTCCGAAAGGATGGATCACATTGAGAAAAAATTATGTGGGACAGAAGATGATGCTGAAGACAAACGTCAGGCAGCACTTCAGTTGATTCATCAATTTTCCTTACCCACTAGCACCCCACCAGAAAAATTTTTACATCAAATAATATTGGAAACATTTCCTCAAGATAATAGTATCTATCAAGCTGCTCAAGCGATTCAGGGCGTTAATGATTCGCATGAATGGATTAGTAACATTTGTGATCGATTGGATGAAAGCCAAGAGACAATTATCAGAGAAATTTTTAAATACGCAAGCAGCCATGAACTGTTCCTTTCTTATATTGACAATATAAAGACGTGGCTGAGCCAACACCAAAACATCTAACTGTCTGAGGGTACAATCAAAAGCTGAGATTGATAGTCACTGTGCATCTTCCGAGCCTGTGTTTTTCGCCAACTGATTTTTGCCGCCTACAGGCGGCGTACATAGAAAAAAGTTACAAACCCTAAAAGATGCGGTCTTGATAGCATCACTCCGTTCGTGTTATACTATTATTACTTTACCATTTCAGATTCAAAACAGAAAGCGAGGAAAGCCAATGGACAACGAAAAACGCTCTCCCATCGACCGCCTGCTTTTTGCAACCTTCCTGAAGGGTCGCACATCTTCTCGTGACCTTTTGGATGAAAAAGGCGAAATGACCCCAGAGGACAACCAGAAAATTTTGAACGAGACCAACGAGATCATCAACGATGATTCTACCTACCCGTTCATCAGCTACCTATCCGACCTCCTTGCAAAATCCAAGCCGTCCGATGCCGCAGTCAAACAGCTGCATAGTCTCATCGACCAGATTTCCGCAGCCACCGGGCATGACAGCACAGACATTTTCCGTGTGCTTCTGGCGAAGCTGATTGAAAAGCCCGAAGAACAGCAGACATTCGACACTCTGCTGGAACTGGCTGAAAAGATTGCCGCAAAACACTAAAATAACTTTACATGGAATCCATGGCGAGTGACCTATATGGTTGCTCGCTTTTTCTTTACCCTAAAATCGGAAGGAGGAACGCAATGCCAAACAAAACCGAAGAATATCTCGCCCTTGTCCAGCGCACGGCCAACGGCCTGACACGTTACTGGGAAAGCTGGACGGACTATCTGACCACCGCATCCCGGCTGTACAAGTACCCCTTTGCAGATCAACTCATGATCTACGCCCAGCGCCCGGATGCCACCGCCTGCGCCGACTTTGACATCTGGAACAACCGGATGAACCGCTATGTGCGCCGGGGTGCCAAGGGCATCGCCCTACTGGATGAATCCAGCGGATTTCCCCGCCTGCACTACGTTTTTGACGTAAGCGACACCGGGGTGCGCCGCAATTCCCGCGACCCGGAGGTGTGGCAATACAACGACGACCTGAAGCAGCCGGTTTCGGAAATGTTGAGCAAGACCTACGGCATCAGCGGAGAGCGTGTCAGCCAGCAGCTTGCGGATGTTGCCGGGAAGTTGGTCGCTGATTACTGGGATAACAACGGTGGAGACATCCGTGCCATCGTTGACGGTTCGCTGCTGATGGATTATGATGAAGCCGGAGTGGAGATGCAGTTCAAGTCCGCCGCCGCCATCAGCGTCACCTACACGCTGCTGGAACGCTGCGGCTTTGAGCCTGCCGGGTGGTTCGACAAGGACGATTTTCAGGCAATCTACAATTTCTCCACCCCGGATGCCGTCTTTGCCCTCGGCGCAGCCGTCAGCGACATGAGCCGGGAGGTGCTGCGGAACATTGAGCGCACCGTAAAAACCACCATTCGCCGCCGCAATGCAGAAAGGAGCCAATATGAATTTGAGCAGCAGGAACGTGACCTACTCGACCGTCGGGGACTACCAGCTCCCGAACCTGACCCTGAACCAGCCCCGGAAGCCGCTGGGCAGGTACGGCAGGCTGCGCCGGACGTATCTGATGCAGCAGCGCTCGGTGCTGTACCACACGATGCTTCTGAACGGGAGCCTGTATCCGCACCTGATGGAGGTAGAGCAGACGGCAGAGAGCCGGATGCAGCAGACCATGGCGCAGCTTCTGAAACAGGACCCCGCCCCGGACAAGGAGCAGAACCAGATGGCGTGGGTGCAGCACATGAACAGCCTGAAAGCACAGGCCGAGGAACTGGTGCTGACGGAGCTGATCTACAGCTAAGTTTTCTGGATGCGAACATCCCTACCGAAGCCCAGCAAATTGAAACCATCGACCGAGCGGAGAGCGAAAAAACGCCCTCCGCTTTTGTTTTGTCGCAGGCTGAAATTGAGAACGAGTTGCGTAAGCACGGTTCGGGATTTACGGGCGGCAAGCAGCGCATTATGGCGCTGTACCAGACCCAGCCTGACCGCAAACTCCGTGCCAAAGCACTGGCAAAGGAGTACGGCATTGGTGGGCATTCCCACGATTTTCTGGACGGAAGCCGAGGTTTTGTGAATCACGACTGGAAGGGACTGGAATTTGACCACTACCCCGACCACCAGAAAATTACCCTGAAATGGGCGCAGGTGGAACAGTATATCGACCTGATGATCCAATCCGACCGCTACCTCACCGACAAGGAGAAGGAACAGCGTACTGCCAGACAGGAAGCTGAGTGTCAGCTTCCGATGCTGGATGGCACTGTTGCCGCAGAGTACACTGCTCTGAAAGAACAGTATCCCAACACCCTCGTGGGCTTTGAACTGAACGGTAACTATCTGTTCTATGACAAAGATGCCGTTGCTGTGGAGCGGATTCTGCGCACCAATTTTCTGTCACAGGAAAATGTGCTTGGCAAAGTCAAAGTAACTGGTTTTCCGAGTGAGCAGTGGGCAGCAGAATCTAAAAAGCTGTGGGCAGCGGGCAACAACGTCTATCTGGCTGGCTTGAACGAAGATGGCTCCCACCACCAGGCAAAATATCTCCGGGAAGCGGATTATCTGCCAATCGGCAGCATCATCAAGCTGGATGGCCGGGATTTTCGGGTGGAACACGTTAATTTTACGTTCAAATCCGTCAGCTTGCAGGACATGGAGCTGACGAAAAACAGACTGCCCATTTTCCGCAATGAGCATCTTCCGCACATCAGAGAACTGTACGAAGAACAGCAGGCCGCAGCCATTGATCTGGTTCCCGAAAAAGAGGTCAGCTATAAGGTCGGGGACGAAGTTGTAGTAGACCTTCCCACCAGAACGATTGAAGGAACAGTAGGCTATATCGGTGATACCGATGTGCGCATCGACACCAGTGCACACGGGCAGTCGTGGGATAACGAAGTTATCAACAAACGTCAATTCGAGGACGCTCTGCGGCAGGTTGAGCCGGAACTTTCCGATGAGGAACTGGACGAACTGCCCATCTCTGCTGTGATGGACGGAAAGGTGCAGACCTTCCCGGATGCTGCTGCCTTGGATGAAGCCCTGAATGCTGAACCTGCGCCGGAGCCTGCTGGGAACTTCCGCATCACAGACGACCATCTGGGCGAGGGCGGCGCAAAGCAGAAGTATGCCCGGAACATTGAAGCCATCCGCACCCTGTTCAAATTGGAACAGGAGCATCGTGGTGCCACCGCCGAGGAACAGCAGGTGCTTTCCCAGTATGTAGGCTGGGGCGGTCTGGCGGATGCTTTTGACCCCGGCAAAGATAGTTGGGCGAAGGAATATGCGGAGCTGAAAGGGCTGCTTTCCGAGGACGAATACGCCGCCGCCCGTTCCAGCACCCTGAACGCCCA
Above is a genomic segment from Faecalibacterium taiwanense containing:
- a CDS encoding AAA family ATPase, with the translated sequence MNKITLKEIRFKKLKGLSNVTIKFSKPLTAIMGVNGSGKTTVIHALACLYNPDGNGENHIFPEFFTPNTDASWSGSELEAVNEIIGTDGVPTLLPPKKYYKAFDRWAPRYQTRSKRNVYYIGIETCLPDIEKKNQTTKISYVSQCQTSNVARKTIQGAAGILNKNYTALMDNCYKGTHFPGVELSDGLKYSSLSMGSGEQRTIKILEKVTRAEKYSLILVDELDLLLHVSAFRKLVKELNRIAVEKKLQIVFTTHSLEILSMSEYIGIQYIENVTSPTGSANSFVYDRLSEELIYNMSGECNKPVKIYVEDSLAKDIVHEIVRDLQMTFLVEICKFGAIENAFTLAASFIIEQRDTRNILIVTDGDKYCTDSERMDHIEKKLCGTEDDAEDKRQAALQLIHQFSLPTSTPPEKFLHQIILETFPQDNSIYQAAQAIQGVNDSHEWISNICDRLDESQETIIREIFKYASSHELFLSYIDNIKTWLSQHQNI
- a CDS encoding TnpV protein — translated: MNLSSRNVTYSTVGDYQLPNLTLNQPRKPLGRYGRLRRTYLMQQRSVLYHTMLLNGSLYPHLMEVEQTAESRMQQTMAQLLKQDPAPDKEQNQMAWVQHMNSLKAQAEELVLTELIYS
- a CDS encoding LPD16 domain-containing protein produces the protein MDQKTEALYLINGDKFLHLRENGAGVGFATYNCATGEPQEFGQISKQNLPPDGRNAIPAARNWYLFELSSDIRKAIQEVSLQHLDTIPQSGVRRRRIWDDPTIPRDDVRLINSHYDDLYRVPNHGVIQVDRSDGSSYTARVEHMDDYHFDLGEYGNVYHICQFGEMMERSGSTAYPEIQTQDEQGAWELGGKGYLAIQSCEDGWDYTLYHSDFSVMDGGQTDAPELTIQEVREEILEAHHMEKGRRVLKDYDLIMDKVAEAEELGLSDRPSTLEKLAELAGAKEKCDAPECNPFGCKKARNVHEL